The genomic stretch TATTCTAGCCACTCGATATTCTACGGACAGCTTAAATTCAAGCCCCACAAGTCGCAGAAAGGAAAGGACGACTTTCCTGAACATGATCTTGGTATTTCCAACAAGCTAGTTAACCCTCCCCTTTCCAGGAGAGAGAACAGCATACTTTTTCTTGTGATTGTTTTGGTAGGAAAACCAACTCCTGTGAAATTTATCCAAGGAATATGGCTGAGAGTGTTGTAGGCTTTCTAATTAAGCAGCTCTCCACCTTACTTTCCCAAGAGAGCACGCTTTTGGGTGGACTTCGACCAGATGTTCAGTTCATCAAAGATGAACTCGGCGACATGAATGCTTTCCTCAGACAAGCTGAAGCGAAGGAGGACAATGACTCTCAACTCCAACAATGGGTCAAGCAGGTTCGAGAAGTTGCTTATGATATAGAGGATGTTCTCGATGATTTTGCCTTCCGCTTTGCTCGTGGACACGCGGATGGATTCTTTGGCCGTGTTGAAAAGATCTACAGCTCAACAAAAAATCTGAAAGCCCGCCATCGGATTTCTTTGGAGATAAAAGATATCAAGGCCAGAGTTGTAGAGATTTCTGCAAGGCATCAGAGGTACCAGTCCTTGTATGGTACTCAAGAAATAGGCCCCCGCTCTTCGCACGTGGCAAACGCAGATTGTGATATTCGTGATCAAGCACTCCTGATTGAAGAGGCTAAGCTTGTTGGCATCGATCAGCCCAAAAAAGAGCTCATCTCCAAAATCCTTGATGACCATTCCCACTTGAAAGTAGTTTCAGTGGTGGGAATGGGGGGACTCGGTAAAACCACCCTGGCGAAAAAGGTCTACGATGATGCTGCAGTGAAGAAACAATTTCAGAGCCATGCTTGGATAActgtttctcaaaattttcaattcaaaGTCATCATCAAGAACTTGATTCAACAATTGTACGAGGAAATCAGACAGCCGGTCCCTCCGCAAGTGGATTCCATGGAAGGTATTAGGCTCAGCGAATTTGTCAGAGACTTCCTCAAAGAAAGAAGGTACATCCTTGTCCTTGATGATGTGTGGAGTCAAAATGCTTGGGAAACTATCAAATATGTATTTCCTGACTGCAATACTGCTAGTCGTGTTGTGTTGACAACACGAATTACCGATGTAGCTTCTGCATCCTGTTTGGCATCCCATGACTTTGTCCATGAGATGAAGCCCCTCTCTTATGAAGATTCTTGGACTCTTTTTTGCAATAGAACATTTCAAAGTAATGGTTGCCCTTCAAATCTAGAAGAAGTTTGtagaaaaatactaaaaaaatgtGAGGGCCTACCACTTGGAATTGTAACAATGGGTGGTGTTTTGGCTCTGAAGGACAAGGACAGGATAGATGAATGGGAGATGATTTTTCGTGGCTTTGGCAGTGAGGTAGATGGTAGCGGTAAGCTTGATAGAATTAGAAAGATACTCTTACTTAGCTACAGTGATTTGCCTCACCATCTCAAAAACTGCCTATTATATCTAAGTATCTATCCTGAAGATCATCCAATTAATGTcgaaattttacttggtaaATGGATAGCACTAGGATTTATAGAAGAGAAGAAGGAATGATGGCCACTGATATAGCTATGAGATATCTAAAAGAACTCGTCAACAGAAGCTTAATCCAAGTTAAAGACACATGGGCTGATGGCAAATTGGTGAAATGTGGTCTTCATGATATTTTGCGTGAAATCATTGTTTCAAAGTCTAAAGAGCAGAGCTTCACAGCCATAATCACTGGATATTGCACAAGATGGCCTGACAAAGTTCGACACCTGGCAATCCATAACTTCACTGGTAATCCTCCACAAGGCTTCAGCAGCTTAAAGTGTCTTCGGTCCGTGGAAACATTCGGGAATAAAGATTCTCTCACAACTTCATTGTTGTCCAAGTTTTTATGTGGTGGTCCCAAGTTCCTGAAGGTTTTAAACTTAGCAAGTGCGGAACTGGACAGCATCCCAAAGGAAGTTTTCAAACTATTTCAGCTCGAGTATCTGGATCTAAGTGGCACCAGAGTTAAAATCATTCCAAAATCTATTGGGCAGCTTCAAAACCTAGAATTTTTAAATCTGTTCGGAACCACTATAACGGAGTTGCCTGTGGAAATTCTAAAGCTGAGTAAACTCCGTACCCTTCGCGTAGGCAGAGCGGGTGattattcaaataactttgcacttTGGGGCTTTAAATCTCCGGATGGAATTGGAAAGCTTACTTCCTTGGAGAGCCTTTCATGTATAGAAGCAAACAGTGGTAAAGTAGTAAGGGAGATTGGGAAGCTCGTTCAGTTGCGGCAATTATCCATCACAAAGCTGAGGAGAGAAGATGGAAAAGAGTTGCTCTACTCCCTCTTGAGGCTGACCAACCTTCGAGAGTTACAAATCTGCTCCATTAAAGAAGAGGGGACTCTTGATCTCCAACATTCCGTCTCTCCCAGACTTGGATTTCTTACGAGGCTGTCGTTGAGTGGGCGTTTAGAGAGAGTACCGGAATGGGTAATGTCACTTCAATCCTTGCGCACTTTAGCCTTGGACAATAGTGGGTTGAGTGAAGATGAGAACGCAATAGACTGCCTTGGACACTTGCCCAATCTGGCAAAACTTATTCTCCATCGTGCTTATGAAGGGGAGACATTGTGCTTTAAGGCTGGAAGATTCCCAAAACTCCAGGAATTAAGCCTTGGGCAATTAAAAAGACTGAAATGGGTAAGCGTGGAAGAGGAATCGATGCCCAATCTCGAAATGTTTGTTATTCTCGGTTGCAAGCTTATGGAGGGCCCGCCTTTGGGCCTCCAAAACGTGTGTTTCTCATATTCCTTAAATAAGGGTTGGGTGATATGTCTGATGAGCTAATCCACGAAGTACAGAATTTGGATAAACAGAGTGAAGATTATCAGATGATTTCTCATATCCCTGAAGTTCTCATTGGACATTGGATAAATGGTGAATGGAAAACAGAGTTTCTATAAGAAAAGATAGGTAAAGGACAATCTGTTGCGGTCATCAACATTTAAATTATGATGTTTGTTGTCAATTGCTTTTTCCTACTTCTTATCCTTGTAATAAAATCATGACTCTGGATTGCTATTCAACCATAATTAGTTCCTTAGATAGTTAGACATATATGTGTTTCTACGTTTATGAATATTGTGGGATTGCCTGTTACAACAATTACAAGTTCAATTTTCCCTCTTCTATAATTGAAAATGGGGAATAAATTAGTAATATGGATAAAATTTCCAAACAATAGTTCATGCCTTTCTTTTTGCAAATAATTTTTGCCACAAAAGTTTTCAATATATTCATCCACCTCCATAGATATTTTCATGCACGTTTTCATTCAAATCAAAACATTCACTGACAAATTCATCTTCATCAGTTACCTAAAATAATGTATGCAAATCATAATTTTCAactatatcaaaattttcaaaaatctctcACATACCAATAAACATATCTTCTGTCAAACCAACTTCCTATGTCAAACTTAGGATTGGACTCATAATCAAGTTCCATAGACATCTAACCAAAACCATTCAAGTGattgatttattttttgtcaataGTTACTTTGTTTGTGGTTTATTTGACAGTGCTGGTGATCACAGAACACATAACACAGCAAAAATTTATCTACAAAATTTATAACTTGgtctaattaaaaaaaaaaaaaaaagaaactttcaGTTCGGGTTTGATTTATCAAGGTTTTCAATTGGGTTGGTGTTGTCTTTTATATTGCTTGTAACATGAAGATTGCTTTGGTATAATCTACCAGCAGATTACAGTTTGGGGCTGCAAAATTCGGAACGGATTAATCACTGAAATATCCTCTTGTAgcttttgtttcaaactttacATTTAAAAAGTTCTACAGATATTCTTTACTAAGAATATGCTCAGAAAGATTGCTTTGTCTGACTATGGTTAGCAGAACAGTCTTGCAAGTTACTCTGGCAGAACAAAAAGTTAAACGAAACGTTAAAGGCAAAGGAATTGACTAGTGAAGGGCAACTTGGGCATTTTGAGAAAAACAGCTCTGGCAGAACAAATAATCGCTTCGGCTGTTGTCAGCTATCAGATTATGCTAAGAAAATCAACGGACAGAAGAAATAAtaaattcatgaaaaaattctcaagaaaagaaaagaaaagatttggagatttttttttccctagcAAGGGAGGGGTGGGATTTAAGAAATAGGAAAGGATGAGGGAATTAAAATTCAAAACCTCTGTGTTTTATGAAATAGATTTGGAGATAGTTGTTTAAGGGAAGAGGAGAATGCAATAGGCAGTCTTGGACAGTTGCCCAATTTGATACAGCTTACTCTCCATCGTGCTAATGAAGGGGAGATATTGTGTTTTAAGGTTGGAGGATTCCGTAAACTCTGGCAATTACAGCTTGTGCAGTTAAAAAGACTGAAATGGGTAAGAGTGGAAGAGAAATCGATACTTAGTCTCCAAAAATTTGTTATTGCTGGATGCAAGCTTATGGAGGGCTTGCCTTGGGCCTCCAAAACTTGACCGAACTTAAATTTCTTGGGTTGGCTGAAATGTCTGATAAGCTAATTTGGAAAAACAAAGTGAAGATTATCAAACAATTTCTCATATCCCTCGAGTTTGCATTGGACACTTGATAAATGGTGAATGGGAAATAGAGTTCCTCTAAGAAAAGAATAGGTAAAAGACAATCTCAATATTTGACTTACAGTCTTCGATGTCAATTATatttttagggaaaaaaaaatctagttgTGGCCTTCTTACTTTTTCCtacttcttatctttctaataAAGGCGTGACTCTAGATTGTTGTTCAACCACATTTAgtccttagatatgtatgtgtTTTTATGTGCATAAAGATTTGATTTGTAAAATTATCTTGATTCTTTGTAAtaaatccttttctttttccttttcctgtgtctttttttttattttgaaaaagttattttttttgctCAAAAACAAAATTCGAAACAGTGTTCTAGTATCACTCTTTCGATTAGGATAGAGTGGCAATTTGTTCCAAGTCTCAATGGGCTACCCATACCCATAGGGACTTTGGGCGGGAAGGGTATTGTAATTTGATATtggatttaaaatgggacaaatcccaattatacccattaattgatgggaaattttgggaaatacttgggtacccattgggcccaaatatttcaccaaaaaatttaatttatgtaaAAATTATCTCTAACAGTTTTTCTAGTCATACCAACAAATATAATCTAGCAGTGTTACTAGTCATGATCCACAAGAATTTCTAGCATTTCAGTCAGTTTAGACCTGCTATCTTTGGACAATGATGAGGATAAAGATTCAACAATCTAAGtgccttggccatcttgatatctGTTGGAATATGACtatatatctattttttcctttatttgttaatttaatttttggtgggaatcaTGAGTATAaggcacttgcatgtttatttctTGTTAGCTATTTCCTTTGCCTTTTTGTTTTCATGCTTTTGAGGAAGTGAAAACGTCaatgacaggtgccgaacctgtgcaataataagtACCTAcccgagaaaaatacagattttgtatatagcggtgagtagggtcgaatccatagggactggggataattcgtttcttctagagtccaaggtatggggggttttggattaaatgctaactaaataaattaaatgcagaaaataaataaaagaaataattattggagaaactctagccaagggtacacttcagaaatggttcaggcactgatcattgattcacagataattccacatttattaatagattagttatagttgtcatgcacgcgataaacaaccaacccttccttaatttctcgatagctaaggtacgaccgttagctatttctctaacccaaaaataaccctaggtacgaccgcaGGATTTAATTcttagattgcattaataattagaaagacccaatcctaaccaacaaacacgctacgagggtttgtttaaactagatcatatgctcccctgtcataaacccaattacgcc from Coffea eugenioides isolate CCC68of chromosome 8, Ceug_1.0, whole genome shotgun sequence encodes the following:
- the LOC113780045 gene encoding disease resistance protein RPM1-like, translating into MAESVVGFLIKQLSTLLSQESTLLGGLRPDVQFIKDELGDMNAFLRQAEAKEDNDSQLQQWVKQVREVAYDIEDVLDDFAFRFARGHADGFFGRVEKIYSSTKNLKARHRISLEIKDIKARVVEISARHQRYQSLYGTQEIGPRSSHVANADCDIRDQALLIEEAKLVGIDQPKKELISKILDDHSHLKVVSVVGMGGLGKTTLAKKVYDDAAVKKQFQSHAWITVSQNFQFKVIIKNLIQQLYEEIRQPVPPQVDSMEGIRLSEFVRDFLKERRYILVLDDVWSQNAWETIKYVFPDCNTASRVVLTTRITDVASASCLASHDFVHEMKPLSYEDSWTLFCNRTFQSNGCPSNLEEVCRKILKKCEGLPLGIVTMGGVLALKDKDRIDEWEMIFRGFGSEVDGSGKLDRIRKILLLSYSDLPHHLKNCLLYLSIYPEDHPINVEILLGKWIALGFIEEKKE